The proteins below come from a single Rhinolophus ferrumequinum isolate MPI-CBG mRhiFer1 chromosome 8, mRhiFer1_v1.p, whole genome shotgun sequence genomic window:
- the HJURP gene encoding Holliday junction recognition protein produces MKDEVLGEDALLQKLRDSRRRFQRHMQQLLEKYNKPFEDAPLVQMSTLTYKTSTGWRVWGGKVLKKNKGQAQGSPVKAVDRKEGSVQATAGGHEPPAPCTQDLEADSDSSADATLYQEDLADGTLTPAVPWSPLKDELRRKYLTQLDILLQDEACSEYDGYGDGNDTRVSLAPSLASPPRPARGYCHSVSEESLGGPFPPAASSRPCSVDMAIVPRNDSVSFQDTSENSFLSSQSFVAADICTVTISDLYAGMLHSMSRLLSAKPSCVISTRTFSVQHWSSRRRHRWKSRMNRTSYRAGRYSQRSSRERLSPRSEPVKEVGVLRDCQNLQDASGHKAGLKVRKTFLEVNKPQIRTLDPSWKELKGTPQKLSSLTYVDSRTMHRLDQQNRLMTLKWLISPVKIVCRRRMLQGEGGNHYRELENQFDKLYQEYCLSPRKQPCLTSSSSRVHVYKGGSSPGGPWGLESHRLRRSFSKAKPKVLNEAFENLDQRAIEAGRCLARSNSFPSLSKTLPTPSPGRSELTADLFRGNNLGIFRKSVSLSKPVSVARIQPLGGVRDRYNEIKEKFNKLHQKCCQKSPPRTKPPLYTGASPDKASVELHNQDDVLGKLNPDSGFQRPQKLSPSPQRSVKRSLGSMTAVHPCAGFALTRSGPQPLVKRHRLSDPRGCGRRADSQRSSHTVGRADRRPGEVAGSSQPDWKKKKRKEHIFQDGREK; encoded by the exons ATGAAAGACGAGGTGCTAGGGGAGGATGCACTGCTGCAGAAGCTCAGGGACAGCCGCCGCCGCTTCCAGCGTCACATGCAGCAGTTGCTAGAAAAG TACAACAAACCCTTCGAGGATGCCCCGCTGGTGCAAATGTCCACGCTTACCTACAAGACATCCACGG gATGGAGAGTTTGGGGTGGAAAAgtactaaagaaaaacaaaggacaaGCCCAG GGCTCCCCGGTGAAGGCGGTTGACAGGAAAGAGGGCTCCGTACAAGCCACAGCTGGAGGGCACGAGCCGCCAGCGCCCTGCACACAAGATCTAGAAGCCG ATTCAGACAGCAGTGCTGATGCAACTTTATACCAGGAAGACCTGGCTGATGGGACCTTAACG CCTGCGGTGCCTTGGAGCCCTTTGAAAGATGAGCTAAGAAGAAAATACTTGACCCAGCTGGACATACTGCTGCAAGACGAAGCGTGTTCAGAG TATGACGGTTACGGAGATGGAAACGACACGCGTGTGTCCCTGGCCCCGTCACTGGCCTCGCCTCCCAGGCCTGCCCGTG GGTACTGTCACAGTGTCTCTGAAGAGAGTCTCGGTGGCCCATTTCCGCCAGCTGCGTCTTCACGCCCTTGTTCAGTAGACATGGCCATAGTGCCCAGGAATGACAGCGTCTCCTTCCAAGACACCAGTGAAAACAGCTTCTTAAGCAGCCAGTCCTTTGTGGCTGCCGACATCTGCACCGTGACAATCAGTGACCTGTACGCGGGCATGCTACACTCGATGAGCCGGCTGCTGAGTGCGAAGCCTTCCTGTGTCATCTCCACCAGAACCTTCTCCGTTCAGCACTGGAGCTCCAGGAGGAGGCACAGGTGGAAGAGCAGAATGAACAGGACATCCTACAGGGCAGGCAGGTACTCTCAAAGGAGTTCCCGCGAGAGACTTTCGCCTCGTTCGGAGCCTGTGAAAGAGGTGGGAGTATTAAGAGATTGCCAGAATTTACAAGATGCTTCTGGCCATAAGGCAGGATTAAAAGTGAGGAAAACTTTCCTTGAAGTAAACAAACCCCAAATCCGTACATTAGATCCAAGTTGGAAGGAGCTTAAGGGGACACCCCAGAAGCTGTCTTCTTTGACTTACGTAGACTCCAGGACCATGCATCGTCTTGATCAGCAAAATAgattaatgacattaaaatggttaatttctcCTGTAAAAATAGTTTGCAGACGAAGAATGCTGCAGGGTGAGGGAGGGAATCATTACAGAGAGCTCGAAAACCAATTTGATAAGCTTTATCAGGAATATTGCCTAAGCCCCAGGAAGCAGCCATGCCTGACTTCCAGCTCCTCCAGGGTCCACGTGTACAAAGGTGGTTCAAGCCCAGGTGGCCCCTGGGGCTTGGAATCCCACAGGCTGAGGAGATCTTTCAGCAAAGCAAAACCTAAAGTTTTAAATGAGGCTTTTGAAAACCTGGACCAACGAGCTATTGAAGCGGGAAGATGCCTGGCGAGGAGTAATTCCTTTCCGTCACTTTCGAAGACCCTCCCCACGCCGAGCCCAGGCCGCTCTGAGCTGACAGCTGACCTTTTTCGAGGAAATAATCTTGGAATATTTAGGAAGTCAGTGTCACTCAGCAAACCTGTTTCAGTAGCCAGGATACAACCTCTAGGCGGTGTAAGAGATCGttacaatgaaattaaagaaaaatttaacaagCTTCATCAGAAGTGTTGCCAAAAGTCGCCTCCGCGGACAAAGCCACCTTTATATACTGGAGCATCTCCAGATAAAGCAAGTGTGGAACTTCACAATCAAGACGACGTCTTAGGAAAATTAAATCCAGACTCTGGCTTTCAGCGTCCCCAAAAGTTGTCACCGTCACCCCAGAGGAGCGTAAAACGTTCACTGGGCTCAATGACAGCTGTTCACCCATGTGCAGGCTTTGCTCTCACCAGAAGCGGCCCTCAGCCCCTTGTAAAAAGACACCGGTTATCAGACCCTCGGGGGTGTGGACGGCGGGCTGACTCCCAGCGTTCCTCACACACGGTGGGTAGAGCCGACCGGAGGCCGGGGGAAGTAGCCGGCTCTTCACAGCCTGActggaagaagaagaag